A single window of Agromyces aureus DNA harbors:
- a CDS encoding MerR family transcriptional regulator: protein MPGLAAATNASGSAPLLGIGQVLARLQPEFPDLTPSKLRFLEEQQLVFPARTAAGYRKFSTADVERITLVLSMQRDHYLPLKVIRAHLEAIDAGDTPALPGATDARGFLGARRLSRDELIATAKAPRGLLDDAVAMSLMTSAEPYDDEDLRVLESLVALRDVGIEPRHLRSLRAAAEREAALIERAIAPSRRSDAAGRARVSEHAAELAARLECVRAEVVRATLAKLVR from the coding sequence GTGCCGGGCCTCGCCGCCGCCACGAATGCGAGCGGCTCGGCCCCCCTGCTCGGCATCGGCCAGGTTCTCGCGCGCCTGCAGCCCGAGTTCCCCGACCTGACGCCATCGAAGCTCCGCTTTCTCGAAGAGCAGCAGCTCGTGTTCCCGGCCCGCACCGCGGCCGGGTACCGCAAGTTCTCCACGGCCGACGTCGAGCGCATCACGCTCGTGCTCTCCATGCAGCGCGACCACTACCTGCCGCTGAAGGTCATCCGCGCACATCTCGAGGCCATCGACGCCGGTGACACCCCGGCCCTGCCGGGAGCGACCGATGCGCGCGGATTCCTCGGCGCGCGCCGACTCTCCCGCGACGAGCTCATCGCGACCGCGAAGGCGCCGCGAGGCCTGCTCGACGATGCGGTCGCGATGTCGCTCATGACCTCGGCCGAACCCTACGACGACGAGGATCTCCGAGTGCTGGAGTCGCTCGTGGCACTCCGCGACGTCGGCATCGAGCCGCGTCATCTGCGATCGCTGCGGGCGGCCGCCGAGCGCGAGGCCGCCCTCATCGAGCGCGCGATCGCCCCGTCGAGGCGGTCGGATGCCGCGGGCAGGGCGCGCGTCTCGGAGCACGCCGCCGAGCTGGCCGCCCGACTCGAGTGCGTTCGCGCCGAGGTCGTGCGGGCGACCCTCGCCAAGCTCGTCCGCTGA
- a CDS encoding FHA domain-containing protein yields the protein MADTDISQAGGAEGGRTTTNGEFGDSNTAGTTIGFSREAAAQLSIVDADITAEEQEAIAALPSGSALLIVRRGPNSGARFLLDTDLTTVGRHPDADIFLDDVTVSRRHAEFVRHRTAFEVKDLSSLNGTYFDGVRIETALLSDGAEVQIGKFRLTFYASRRDLAPLASS from the coding sequence GTGGCGGATACCGACATTTCACAGGCTGGCGGCGCTGAGGGCGGCCGCACGACGACGAACGGCGAGTTCGGAGACAGCAACACGGCCGGCACGACGATCGGCTTCAGCCGAGAAGCGGCCGCGCAGTTGTCGATCGTCGACGCCGACATCACGGCCGAGGAGCAAGAGGCGATCGCGGCGCTGCCGTCGGGGTCGGCACTGCTCATCGTGCGTCGCGGGCCGAACAGCGGGGCACGATTCCTGCTCGACACCGACCTCACGACGGTCGGGCGTCATCCCGACGCCGACATCTTCCTCGACGACGTCACGGTCTCGCGCCGGCACGCCGAGTTCGTGCGCCACCGCACGGCGTTCGAGGTGAAGGACCTCTCGTCGCTGAACGGCACGTACTTCGACGGGGTGCGCATCGAGACCGCGCTCCTCAGCGACGGCGCCGAGGTGCAGATCGGCAAGTTCCGACTCACGTTCTACGCATCGCGCCGCGACCTGGCGCCGCTGGCGAGCAGCTAG
- a CDS encoding CDP-alcohol phosphatidyltransferase family protein, which translates to MLRLLLVPVFLWAVVAGEYVTALVVLVAASLTDLLDGYLARRLDQITRLGQLLDPAADRLYIFAALVGLAANALVPWWIVIVIVARDVFLLILGVVLANHGYGPLPVHQLGKVATFALFFGLPVIMLGLAFPAVEPVSAPVGWAITIWGAFLYWWAGVIYAIETARVIRIPRVADGSRSDTLEEGG; encoded by the coding sequence ATGCTCAGACTCCTGCTCGTCCCCGTCTTCCTCTGGGCCGTGGTGGCGGGCGAGTACGTCACCGCGCTCGTCGTGCTCGTCGCGGCCAGCCTCACCGACCTGCTGGACGGCTACCTCGCACGGCGTCTCGACCAGATCACGCGACTCGGGCAGCTGCTCGACCCCGCCGCAGATCGGCTCTACATCTTCGCCGCCCTCGTCGGCCTCGCCGCGAACGCCCTCGTTCCCTGGTGGATCGTGATCGTCATCGTCGCCCGCGACGTGTTCCTGCTCATCCTCGGAGTGGTGCTCGCGAATCACGGTTACGGCCCGCTCCCGGTGCATCAACTGGGCAAGGTCGCGACCTTCGCGCTGTTCTTCGGCCTCCCGGTCATCATGCTGGGTCTCGCATTCCCGGCAGTGGAGCCGGTGAGCGCGCCCGTCGGCTGGGCCATCACGATCTGGGGCGCGTTCCTCTACTGGTGGGCGGGCGTCATCTACGCGATCGAGACGGCACGCGTCATCCGCATTCCACGGGTGGCGGATGGGTCTCGATCGGATACGCTTGAAGAGGGAGGCTAG
- a CDS encoding DUF1295 domain-containing protein — translation MTALAVCLVLCAAITAATWILSLITNEHSWVDRIWSIAPIAYVWVFAASSGFDPRLVLMALLVTAWGARLTFNFARKGGYRPGGEDYRWAVLRERMPRLGFAAFNLFFISIYQNALILLITLPALTVAEAAGTPLGIWDVVLAVMFLGFLVGETIADEQQWRFHRWKATERAAGRTPTPGFLQSGLFAVSRHPNFFFEQAQWWTFYGFAIAATGAWLHWSIAGAVLLTLLFAGSTVFTESISRGRYADYDAYRSRVSAVVPWFPRATRAEASVTAGR, via the coding sequence ATGACTGCCCTCGCCGTGTGTCTGGTGCTCTGCGCCGCGATCACCGCCGCCACCTGGATCCTCTCGCTCATCACGAACGAGCACTCCTGGGTCGACCGCATCTGGTCGATCGCGCCGATCGCCTACGTCTGGGTGTTCGCGGCGTCGAGCGGCTTCGACCCGCGACTCGTGCTCATGGCGCTGCTCGTGACCGCGTGGGGCGCACGCCTCACCTTCAACTTCGCGCGGAAGGGCGGCTACCGCCCCGGGGGTGAGGACTACCGATGGGCGGTCCTTCGCGAGCGGATGCCGCGGCTCGGGTTCGCGGCGTTCAACCTGTTCTTCATCTCGATCTACCAGAACGCGCTGATCCTGCTCATCACCCTGCCGGCGCTCACCGTCGCCGAGGCGGCGGGCACGCCGCTCGGCATCTGGGACGTGGTGCTCGCGGTCATGTTCCTCGGGTTCCTCGTCGGCGAGACGATCGCCGACGAGCAGCAGTGGCGGTTCCACCGGTGGAAGGCGACCGAGCGGGCGGCCGGGCGTACGCCGACCCCGGGATTCCTGCAGTCGGGCCTGTTCGCCGTGTCGCGGCATCCGAACTTCTTCTTCGAACAGGCGCAGTGGTGGACCTTCTACGGCTTCGCGATCGCGGCGACCGGCGCATGGCTGCACTGGAGCATCGCGGGCGCCGTGCTGCTCACCCTGCTGTTCGCGGGGTCGACGGTGTTCACCGAGTCGATCTCTCGGGGCCGCTACGCCGACTACGACGCCTACCGCTCGCGGGTGTCGGCGGTCGTGCCGTGGTTTCCGCGCGCGACGCGGGCCGAGGCATCCGTCACCGCCGGTCGCTGA
- a CDS encoding NUDIX domain-containing protein: MSGASGDGWVEGPDGARYWGRFGAAGLLVVSADREVLLQHRAEWSHFGGTWGMPGGARHEHETAREAAFREAGEEAGVPADALAVRFSSVLDLGYWSYTTVVATAERRFEPLIGDPESITVAWTPIDEVDALPLHPRFAEAWPGLRARL, from the coding sequence ATGAGCGGAGCGAGCGGCGACGGGTGGGTCGAGGGTCCCGACGGGGCGCGGTACTGGGGGCGTTTCGGCGCGGCCGGCCTGCTCGTCGTGAGCGCCGACCGCGAGGTCCTGCTGCAGCACCGCGCCGAGTGGAGCCACTTCGGCGGCACCTGGGGCATGCCGGGCGGTGCCCGCCACGAGCATGAGACCGCCCGCGAGGCCGCGTTCCGCGAGGCGGGCGAAGAGGCCGGCGTTCCCGCAGACGCGCTCGCCGTGCGGTTCTCGAGCGTGCTCGACCTCGGTTACTGGTCGTACACGACCGTCGTCGCCACGGCCGAGCGCCGGTTCGAGCCGCTCATCGGCGACCCCGAGTCCATCACGGTCGCCTGGACGCCCATCGACGAGGTCGACGCGCTGCCGCTGCATCCGCGGTTCGCCGAGGCCTGGCCAGGCCTGCGGGCTCGCCTCTGA
- a CDS encoding MarR family winged helix-turn-helix transcriptional regulator: protein MAEGTIESSRAGRYWYAADGDGTVALLEAVRRHRAAEAEMRRRLRIDMDMGDTDAAALRWIVAEERAGRLPTSAGLSRELGVTTAATVKLVARLVASGDLAREPHPTDRRILSLRALPQAHERLHRTLGPMHERLRRVAESFGPAEQRVLIRFLDLLADAIAPPLDATPEQSAPRPGPPPGVTE, encoded by the coding sequence GTGGCCGAGGGAACAATCGAAAGTTCGAGAGCAGGGCGCTACTGGTACGCCGCCGACGGCGATGGCACCGTGGCCCTGCTCGAGGCCGTCCGCCGCCACCGCGCCGCCGAGGCCGAGATGCGCCGCCGCCTCCGCATCGACATGGACATGGGGGACACGGATGCCGCGGCGCTGCGCTGGATCGTCGCCGAGGAGCGCGCCGGCCGACTGCCGACGAGCGCCGGCCTGTCCCGTGAACTGGGCGTCACGACCGCCGCCACCGTGAAGCTCGTCGCGAGGCTCGTCGCGAGCGGCGACCTCGCGCGCGAACCCCATCCGACCGATCGACGGATCCTGTCGCTGCGCGCGCTGCCGCAGGCGCACGAACGCCTGCATCGCACGCTCGGACCCATGCACGAGCGCCTGCGCCGCGTCGCGGAGTCCTTCGGCCCCGCCGAGCAGCGCGTGCTCATCCGCTTCCTCGATCTGCTGGCCGACGCGATCGCGCCGCCGCTCGACGCGACACCCGAGCAGTCGGCTCCACGGCCGGGTCCGCCACCCGGCGTCACGGAGTGA
- the idi gene encoding isopentenyl-diphosphate Delta-isomerase produces MTIAIDLIDDDVVLLDDFGTPIGTAPKSAAHGPDTALHLAFSCHVLNAEGEVLVTRRALTKQAWAGVWTNSFCGHPKPSEPLTAAVRRRAEFELGLELDSLELALPTFRYRAVDADGTVENEICPVYIATVSGEPDPNPREVVEYRWVRPAELRQAIEAAPWAFSPWLGLQAGRLELYRD; encoded by the coding sequence ATGACCATCGCAATCGACCTCATCGACGACGACGTCGTCCTGCTCGACGACTTCGGCACACCGATCGGCACCGCGCCGAAGAGTGCGGCGCACGGCCCGGACACCGCGCTGCACCTCGCGTTCTCGTGCCACGTGCTGAACGCGGAGGGCGAGGTGCTCGTCACCCGGCGTGCGCTCACGAAGCAGGCATGGGCCGGCGTCTGGACGAACTCGTTCTGCGGGCATCCGAAGCCGTCGGAACCGCTCACGGCCGCCGTGCGCCGACGCGCCGAGTTCGAGCTCGGCCTCGAACTGGATTCCCTCGAACTCGCGCTGCCCACCTTCCGCTACCGCGCGGTCGACGCCGACGGCACCGTCGAGAACGAGATCTGCCCCGTGTACATCGCGACCGTCTCGGGCGAGCCCGACCCCAACCCGCGCGAGGTCGTCGAGTACCGGTGGGTCCGACCGGCCGAACTGCGGCAGGCGATCGAGGCAGCGCCCTGGGCCTTCAGCCCGTGGCTCGGCCTCCAAGCCGGACGGCTGGAGCTCTACCGTGACTGA
- a CDS encoding polyprenyl synthetase family protein, whose translation MTDLAPPAATGSDTDIEHELGTLFADARRRAGDLDPHYAALWTSLAKQSSGGKRIRPQLVRMAYRGLGGTDATLATRVAVAFELLHTAFIIHDDVIDRDSVRRGDPNISARFAARAIRNGTDERTSEIWGETAAVLAGDLALSLAHRELALLPVDTKRRERLLDILDRAVFVSAAGELADVVNAGAAEPTSMPRVLSTLEQKTAVYSFECPLSAGAVLAGAPEPSIAALERFGRFIGIAFQITDDVLGVFGDPAVTGKSAASDLREGKRTALIAHAATTSEWPRIAAGLGDPALDDAEADELREALRDCGALDTAMALAEEHVTLARYELDTADLPPELTAELGAIARRAVERAR comes from the coding sequence GTGACTGATCTCGCGCCGCCCGCCGCGACCGGTTCGGACACCGACATCGAACACGAGCTCGGCACGCTGTTCGCCGACGCCCGCCGCCGTGCCGGCGACCTCGACCCGCACTACGCGGCACTCTGGACGTCGCTGGCCAAGCAGAGCTCCGGTGGCAAGCGGATCCGGCCCCAGCTGGTCCGGATGGCCTACCGGGGACTCGGCGGAACCGATGCGACCCTCGCGACGCGCGTCGCCGTCGCCTTCGAGCTGCTCCACACGGCCTTCATCATCCACGACGACGTCATCGACCGCGACTCCGTGCGTCGCGGCGACCCGAACATCTCCGCGAGATTCGCCGCCCGCGCGATCCGCAACGGGACCGACGAGCGCACGAGCGAGATCTGGGGAGAGACCGCCGCGGTGCTCGCGGGCGACCTCGCGCTGAGCCTCGCGCACCGCGAGCTCGCACTGCTGCCCGTCGACACGAAGCGCCGCGAACGCCTGCTCGACATCCTCGATCGCGCCGTGTTCGTCTCGGCGGCCGGCGAGCTCGCCGACGTCGTGAACGCCGGTGCCGCAGAACCCACGAGCATGCCGCGCGTGCTCTCGACGCTCGAGCAGAAGACCGCCGTCTACTCGTTCGAATGCCCGCTCTCGGCCGGGGCCGTGCTCGCCGGAGCCCCGGAGCCGTCGATCGCGGCGCTCGAGCGCTTCGGACGGTTCATCGGCATCGCGTTCCAGATCACCGACGACGTGCTCGGCGTGTTCGGCGACCCCGCCGTCACCGGCAAGTCCGCGGCATCCGACCTGCGCGAGGGCAAGCGCACGGCCCTCATCGCCCACGCGGCGACCACGTCGGAGTGGCCCCGCATCGCCGCCGGACTCGGCGACCCGGCGCTCGACGACGCCGAGGCCGACGAGCTCCGCGAGGCGCTTCGCGACTGCGGCGCGCTCGACACCGCGATGGCGCTCGCCGAGGAGCACGTGACGCTCGCCAGGTACGAGCTCGATACGGCCGACCTGCCGCCGGAACTCACGGCCGAACTCGGCGCGATCGCCCGCCGAGCGGTGGAGCGGGCCCGATGA
- a CDS encoding phytoene/squalene synthase family protein: protein MSRTRGSLPSAAEQTAARSELLARYDDAAVASAATVISRYSTSFGAAARLLDAPARRGIRSIYALVRVADELVDGTAAAAGLAPVELRRVLDELEAETEVAMTRGFSTNLVVHAFATTAVAVGIGPSLTRPFFASMRRDLDPSPIRDDEVGPYIHGSAEVVGLMCLAVFLACEEAADPTMAPDAERRQRLEHGAVHLGAAFQKINFLRDLETDWRTLGRNYFPWCDPDAFTEADKIRILDDIDDDLAIAGRSIPELPRRARGAVLSAHGLFAGLAARCRATPAAELMSTRIRVPDAAKLAIVARSMIAAAGGSR, encoded by the coding sequence ATGAGCCGCACACGGGGTTCCCTGCCGAGCGCCGCCGAGCAGACGGCCGCACGGTCCGAGCTGCTCGCACGCTACGACGACGCGGCGGTGGCGAGCGCGGCGACGGTCATCAGCCGCTACTCGACCTCGTTCGGCGCCGCGGCGCGACTGCTCGACGCCCCGGCGCGGCGCGGCATCCGCTCGATCTACGCGCTCGTGCGGGTGGCCGACGAACTCGTCGACGGCACCGCTGCGGCAGCCGGCCTCGCGCCGGTGGAGCTGCGTCGTGTGCTCGACGAGCTCGAGGCCGAGACCGAGGTCGCGATGACCCGCGGATTCTCGACCAACCTCGTGGTGCACGCGTTCGCGACGACGGCGGTCGCCGTCGGCATCGGGCCGTCGCTGACGCGTCCGTTCTTCGCGTCGATGCGACGCGACCTCGACCCGAGCCCGATCCGCGACGACGAGGTCGGGCCCTACATCCACGGGTCGGCCGAGGTCGTCGGCCTGATGTGCCTCGCGGTGTTCCTCGCCTGCGAGGAGGCGGCCGACCCCACCATGGCGCCCGACGCCGAACGTCGGCAGCGCCTCGAGCACGGCGCGGTCCACCTGGGCGCGGCGTTCCAGAAGATCAACTTCCTGCGCGACCTCGAGACGGACTGGCGCACGCTCGGTCGCAACTACTTCCCGTGGTGCGACCCCGACGCCTTCACCGAGGCCGACAAGATCCGGATCCTCGACGACATCGACGACGACCTCGCGATCGCGGGTCGATCGATTCCCGAACTCCCCCGGCGAGCCCGCGGTGCGGTGCTCTCGGCGCACGGGTTGTTCGCCGGACTCGCCGCACGCTGCCGCGCGACCCCGGCCGCCGAGCTCATGTCCACCCGGATCCGGGTTCCGGACGCCGCGAAGCTCGCGATCGTCGCACGCTCGATGATCGCGGCGGCGGGAGGGTCGCGATGA
- the crtI gene encoding phytoene desaturase family protein — translation MIGGSERIAVIGGGIAGLATAALLARDGHRVTLLEASSVVGGRAGTWSRDGFRFDTGPSWYLMPEVFEHFFRLFGTSAERQLELTKLDPGYRVYADGYADAIDIRSTRAENVALFESVEPGAGAALERYLDSAASTYDIARRRFLYTNFDGVRGFASPEVLRGAARLTGLLTTPLDRFAARAVHDRRLQQVLGYPAVFLGSAPSMTPAMYHLMSHMDLEQGVFYPQGGFSRLIEAIASIASEAGVEIVCNARVEQIEITGESEPSVTGVRFVEASGAVRRVPAHRVVSAADLHHTETELLPPHARTYPERWWDRRTSGPGAVLAMLGVRGEVPGLAHHTLFFTEDWRENFGRIFGANPSVPDPASFYVCMPSATDASVAPPGDSNLFVLVPVPADVSIGRGGEDGRGDRLVEAAADRAIARIAEVAGEPDLASRIVVRRTVGPADFAADLNSWRGGALGPAHTLRQSAFLRGSNRSRRVRGLLYAGGSSVPGVGLPMCLISAENVVKRVRGDRTSGPLPEPEPGAPVAPAAPPASTGSKTRVPR, via the coding sequence ATGATCGGCGGTTCGGAGCGCATCGCGGTCATCGGCGGCGGCATCGCCGGACTCGCGACGGCGGCGCTCCTCGCGCGCGACGGACACCGCGTGACCCTGCTCGAAGCCTCCTCCGTGGTCGGCGGCCGCGCCGGAACGTGGAGTCGCGACGGCTTCCGTTTCGACACGGGCCCATCGTGGTACCTCATGCCGGAGGTCTTCGAGCACTTCTTCCGACTGTTCGGCACGAGCGCCGAGCGTCAGCTCGAGCTCACCAAGCTCGACCCCGGATACCGGGTGTACGCCGACGGCTACGCCGACGCCATCGACATCCGCTCGACGAGGGCCGAGAACGTCGCGCTGTTCGAATCGGTCGAGCCGGGCGCGGGCGCGGCGCTCGAACGCTATCTCGATTCGGCCGCGTCGACGTACGACATCGCCCGTCGCCGATTCCTCTACACGAACTTCGACGGCGTGCGCGGCTTCGCCTCCCCCGAGGTGCTGCGGGGCGCTGCACGGCTCACGGGCCTGCTGACGACGCCGCTCGACCGGTTCGCGGCACGTGCCGTGCACGACCGGCGACTGCAGCAGGTGCTCGGCTACCCGGCGGTGTTCCTCGGATCGGCGCCGTCGATGACGCCCGCGATGTACCACCTCATGAGCCACATGGACCTCGAGCAGGGCGTGTTCTACCCGCAGGGCGGCTTCTCACGGCTCATCGAGGCGATCGCGTCGATCGCGTCGGAGGCCGGCGTCGAGATCGTCTGCAATGCGAGGGTCGAGCAGATCGAGATCACGGGCGAGTCGGAGCCGTCGGTCACGGGCGTCCGCTTCGTCGAGGCGTCGGGTGCGGTGCGGCGCGTGCCGGCCCACCGGGTCGTCTCGGCCGCCGACCTGCACCACACCGAAACCGAACTGCTCCCGCCGCACGCGCGCACCTATCCCGAACGCTGGTGGGATCGGCGCACCTCCGGGCCCGGCGCGGTGCTCGCGATGCTCGGCGTCCGCGGCGAGGTGCCCGGGCTCGCCCACCACACGCTGTTCTTCACCGAGGACTGGCGCGAGAACTTCGGCCGCATCTTCGGCGCCAACCCGTCGGTGCCCGACCCTGCGTCGTTCTACGTCTGCATGCCCAGTGCGACGGATGCCTCGGTGGCGCCGCCCGGCGACTCGAACCTGTTCGTGCTGGTTCCGGTGCCCGCCGACGTCTCGATCGGTCGCGGTGGCGAGGACGGTCGCGGCGATCGGCTCGTCGAGGCTGCGGCCGACCGGGCGATCGCCCGCATCGCGGAGGTCGCGGGTGAGCCCGACCTGGCCTCGCGCATCGTGGTGCGCCGCACCGTCGGGCCGGCCGACTTCGCGGCCGACCTGAACTCGTGGCGCGGCGGAGCCCTCGGGCCCGCCCACACGCTCCGCCAGAGCGCGTTCCTGCGCGGCTCGAACCGGTCGCGTCGGGTGCGCGGCCTGCTCTACGCCGGCGGATCGAGCGTGCCGGGGGTCGGCCTGCCGATGTGCCTCATCAGCGCCGAGAACGTCGTGAAGCGCGTGCGCGGCGACCGCACGAGCGGCCCGCTGCCCGAGCCCGAGCCGGGAGCGCCGGTCGCACCCGCCGCTCCCCCGGCATCCACCGGCTCGAAGACCAGGGTGCCGAGGTGA
- a CDS encoding lycopene cyclase domain-containing protein, translating to MTGVVYLAALLASIGAMALIDARWRIAFWRDPLSAGVAVGVGTAMLLVWDLVGIGFGVFFRGESIWATGLLLAPELPIEEPVFLAFLCYLSLIVVLGVERLLAARRSSRRSDRTSPTAGTVELGADAAREART from the coding sequence GTGACCGGCGTCGTCTATCTCGCCGCGCTCCTGGCGTCGATCGGCGCGATGGCCCTCATCGACGCCCGCTGGCGGATCGCGTTCTGGCGCGATCCGCTGTCGGCGGGGGTCGCGGTCGGCGTCGGTACCGCCATGCTGCTCGTCTGGGACCTCGTCGGCATCGGATTCGGCGTGTTCTTCCGCGGCGAGTCGATCTGGGCGACGGGGCTGCTGCTCGCTCCCGAGCTGCCGATCGAGGAGCCCGTGTTCCTCGCGTTCCTCTGCTACCTCTCGCTCATCGTCGTGCTCGGTGTCGAACGCCTGCTCGCCGCGCGTCGGTCCTCGCGTCGGTCCGATCGCACCTCGCCGACCGCCGGCACGGTCGAGCTCGGGGCGGATGCCGCGAGGGAGGCCCGCACGTGA
- a CDS encoding lycopene cyclase domain-containing protein — protein MTYLLICVPFLLVSAIVAVVAQRRIEPGARARRTIALAVGAGILLVLTAVFDTVMIAAGLFGYAEGTRLGATIGLAPVEDFAYPIAAVLLVPAVWTLMTTRRGAARLRAASPADDHTEGGAQ, from the coding sequence GTGACGTACCTGCTGATCTGCGTGCCGTTCCTGCTCGTCTCGGCGATCGTCGCCGTGGTCGCGCAGCGGAGGATCGAACCCGGGGCACGCGCCCGACGCACGATCGCCCTCGCCGTCGGCGCCGGCATCCTGCTCGTGCTGACGGCCGTGTTCGACACCGTGATGATCGCGGCCGGCCTCTTCGGCTACGCCGAGGGCACCCGGCTGGGGGCGACGATCGGGCTCGCCCCGGTCGAGGACTTCGCGTATCCGATCGCCGCGGTGCTCCTGGTGCCCGCGGTGTGGACCCTCATGACGACGCGGCGCGGCGCGGCGCGCCTCCGGGCCGCTTCCCCGGCTGACGATCACACCGAGGGAGGCGCGCAGTGA
- a CDS encoding prenyltransferase encodes MRSAPARSRAVQVLISSRPISWINTAFPFAAAYLLTTGRIDVMFVVGTLFFLVPYNLLMYGVNDVFDYESDLRNPRKGGAEGALLDPSLHRTVVWAGVITATPCLVVMLWSAGTGHPWSWVVLAASLFAVFAYSVPGLRFKERPVLDSLTSSFHFVSPALYGLAVAGASTTPQLVALLIAFFCWGMASHAFGAVQDVVPDREAGIASIATAFGARAVVRLALALWALAGVLMLATEWPGPLASLLVVPYLVVVWPFRSIDDAHSGDANRGWRHFIALNYGVGFLVTMLLIWWAAIRA; translated from the coding sequence ATGCGATCCGCGCCGGCGCGGTCGCGCGCCGTGCAGGTGCTCATCTCGTCGCGCCCCATCAGCTGGATCAACACCGCGTTCCCGTTCGCTGCCGCGTACCTGCTGACCACGGGCCGCATCGACGTGATGTTCGTCGTCGGAACCCTCTTCTTCCTCGTGCCGTACAACCTGCTCATGTACGGCGTGAACGACGTCTTCGACTACGAGTCCGACCTGCGCAACCCGCGCAAGGGCGGCGCCGAGGGCGCGCTCCTCGACCCGTCGCTGCATCGCACCGTCGTGTGGGCCGGCGTGATCACGGCCACCCCGTGCCTCGTGGTCATGCTGTGGTCGGCCGGCACGGGGCATCCGTGGTCCTGGGTCGTGCTCGCCGCGAGCCTGTTCGCGGTGTTCGCCTACTCGGTGCCCGGGCTGAGGTTCAAGGAGCGACCGGTCCTCGACTCGCTCACCTCGAGCTTCCACTTCGTGAGCCCCGCGCTCTACGGCCTCGCCGTCGCCGGTGCCTCGACGACGCCGCAGCTCGTCGCACTGCTGATCGCGTTCTTCTGCTGGGGCATGGCGAGCCACGCGTTCGGTGCCGTGCAGGACGTCGTACCCGACCGCGAGGCCGGAATCGCCTCGATCGCGACGGCCTTCGGCGCCAGGGCGGTCGTGCGCCTCGCGCTCGCGCTCTGGGCGCTCGCGGGCGTCCTGATGCTCGCGACCGAGTGGCCGGGACCGCTGGCGAGCCTGCTCGTGGTGCCCTACCTGGTGGTCGTGTGGCCGTTCCGCTCGATCGACGACGCGCACTCGGGCGACGCGAACCGAGGATGGCGCCACTTCATCGCCCTGAACTACGGGGTCGGGTTCCTCGTGACGATGCTGCTGATCTGGTGGGCGGCGATCCGGGCGTAG
- a CDS encoding RNA-binding S4 domain-containing protein, which translates to MPTPISDSPVRIDAWLWAVRQYKTRSAATAACRAGHVRVNGERAKAAQSVRPGDEVRVRVDGFDRQLIVRATLVKRVSATIAATAVEDRTPPPPPRETVAILPVRDRGAGRPTKRERRDLEKLRGREA; encoded by the coding sequence ATGCCCACGCCGATCTCGGACTCCCCCGTGCGCATCGACGCATGGCTCTGGGCCGTGCGGCAGTACAAGACCCGTTCGGCGGCGACCGCGGCATGCCGCGCCGGCCATGTGCGCGTCAACGGCGAACGCGCGAAGGCCGCGCAGTCCGTTCGTCCGGGCGACGAGGTGCGCGTCAGGGTCGACGGCTTCGACCGGCAGCTCATCGTGCGCGCGACGCTCGTGAAGCGCGTGTCGGCGACGATCGCGGCCACGGCCGTCGAGGACCGCACGCCGCCACCGCCACCGCGCGAGACCGTCGCGATCCTCCCGGTGCGCGACCGCGGGGCCGGACGCCCCACGAAACGCGAGCGACGAGACCTCGAGAAGCTCCGAGGCAGGGAGGCCTGA
- a CDS encoding GNAT family N-acetyltransferase — protein sequence MRKDFTHEPDADRYVLRLDDEIASVLDYRVLGDAIAMTRAFTNPRHRGSGLAGELVAYAVDDVEATSGRHVVPSCWYVAEWFDRHPERAQLLRPRST from the coding sequence ATGCGCAAGGACTTCACCCACGAACCGGATGCGGACCGGTACGTGCTGCGTCTCGACGACGAGATCGCGAGCGTGCTCGACTACCGGGTGCTCGGCGATGCGATCGCGATGACGCGGGCGTTCACGAATCCGCGCCATCGCGGTTCGGGACTCGCGGGCGAACTCGTGGCCTACGCCGTCGACGACGTCGAGGCGACCTCTGGCCGCCACGTGGTGCCGAGCTGCTGGTACGTGGCCGAGTGGTTCGATCGGCATCCGGAGCGTGCGCAGCTGCTCCGCCCGCGGTCGACCTGA